The following coding sequences lie in one Rutidosis leptorrhynchoides isolate AG116_Rl617_1_P2 chromosome 4, CSIRO_AGI_Rlap_v1, whole genome shotgun sequence genomic window:
- the LOC139842984 gene encoding uncharacterized protein, which produces MVFQQQLVLFIMAFMYLSYEHEVVAQWVPPYTSVVAQVLKHTDLAKPLFSVQIMTKYVNMNFIHTNFLIDIDAPFICHDCIVQWNMNPNSCPGNTICLSPYSCEDYQCTDIRTSSSYQQYSSSCPPATNSSTLPGWGVCSCPVDTVDPINGSCGEALLNSDELFFNATNGRNAFPDFYRFYPDAACAPSYSFDSFPANVSGVMALSTSPNAPPSYIFGVAFTKSFSLCLPSSVSNTGVFLLVHNPKFYYVICSIRIVFSISVM; this is translated from the coding sequence ATGGTTTTCCAACAACAATTAGTTCTTTTCATTATGGCTTTCATGTATCTCTCTTATGAACATGAAGTCGTTGCGCAATGGGTACCACCATACACGTCGGTAGTCGCTCAAGTTTTAAAACATACCGATTTAGCTAAACCTCTGTTCAGCGTTCAGATTATGACCAAATACGTAAACATGAATTTTATCCACACAAACTTCCTCATAGACATCGATGCTCCATTCATATGCCACGATTGCATCGTTCAGTGGAACATGAATCCAAACAGTTGCCCCGGCAACACAATTTGTTTGTCTCCCTATTCTTGTGAAGATTATCAATGCACAGACATTCGAACGTCTTCTTCTTATCAGCAATATTCTTCTTCATGTCCTCCAGCAACCAACAGTTCGACATTACCTGGTTGGGGAGTTTGCTCATGCCCCGTGGATACCGTGGACCCCATTAACGGATCATGTGGTGAAGCATTGTTGAATTCTGATGAGTTATTTTTCAATGCAACTAACGGTAGAAACGCTTTTCCTGATTTTTATAGATTTTACCCTGACGCCGCATGTGCTCCTTCTTATTCATTTGACTCGTTTCCTGCAAATGTTAGCGGTGTAATGGCTTTGTCCACCTCACCAAACGCGCCACCATCGTATATTTTTGGAGTCGCATTTACAAAATCATTTTCTCTATGTTTGCCTAGTTCAGTGTCAAACACTGGGGTGTtcttgttggtgcataatcccaagtTCTATTATGTAATATGTTCTATTCGTATTGTGTTTTCTATTTCAGTCATGTAA